One segment of Sulfobacillus thermosulfidooxidans DSM 9293 DNA contains the following:
- a CDS encoding class II glutamine amidotransferase, giving the protein MCEMLAVSSPDFVNMSELLAWARNLEELGVAGYGWGLAWIDETGLHRYRSLYGLRKDPYANDALRDVRTRRAFIHLRRPSLMTTQSPRNAQPYCDPLRTYAFAHNGFLSRHKAYRSEFAEQLEGTSDSEVGYYYWLEQLKRGRTITEALVDTHQHLEGRANFMALSSHGTLAVYAGNDENPCYLFRIGSMQLVTTSLHSLDDYVFEVIFPQATSIEQLAYAQAIEIS; this is encoded by the coding sequence ATGTGTGAAATGTTAGCCGTTTCATCCCCCGATTTTGTCAATATGTCAGAACTCTTGGCGTGGGCCAGGAATCTTGAGGAACTGGGCGTTGCTGGCTATGGCTGGGGCTTAGCCTGGATCGATGAAACGGGCCTTCACCGTTACCGCTCCCTTTATGGCTTACGCAAGGATCCCTATGCGAATGATGCCTTAAGGGACGTGCGGACCCGTCGTGCGTTTATTCACCTTAGACGGCCAAGCCTCATGACGACACAAAGTCCCCGCAATGCCCAGCCCTATTGCGATCCTCTGAGAACCTATGCATTTGCCCATAATGGATTCTTAAGTCGCCACAAGGCCTACCGAAGCGAATTTGCCGAGCAGTTGGAAGGAACGTCCGACAGTGAAGTCGGCTATTATTACTGGCTTGAACAATTGAAACGCGGGCGCACCATCACAGAAGCCCTGGTCGACACGCATCAGCATTTAGAAGGACGGGCGAATTTCATGGCATTATCATCACACGGTACATTAGCCGTTTATGCTGGCAATGACGAGAATCCCTGTTATCTTTTCCGCATTGGCTCTATGCAACTAGTGACAACGAGCTTACATAGTCTTGACGATTACGTCTTCGAGGTGATTTTCCCGCAAGCGACATCCATCGAACAACTCGCCTACGCTCAGGCCATTGAAATCTCATAA
- a CDS encoding APC family permease, whose amino-acid sequence MKSDLDYANQAADSKQSGYKKELGFWTVVFLATGGILGPAVGFTPVSVLALAGPSGILSWIIAFLLIMAVAMAYVELGTMWPKAGGVAYYPAKSSGPIVGVMNAWGSFVGYALAVPSIVVAFVEYLSYWFPGLYKGGTLTTTGIVSAIAVTVVIFWINTLRIRYMGQLNNIFTVLTIVGLVVVSVVLLTHMHPSNFHQFHGFVPFGTSGLFLAISATIYGYGGFRQPIDYAEEVKDPGKTIPKAVFLTMIITLIIYFLESLSYLGAINWKGIGVQAGNWSGLSSLAYPFVSIGHGIGLPIIGLIAMITMLIASFKDGYIYFGGASRVGYSLSYYDGYLPKVFTNMTKNGIPLPSVLLVLVVSSLYIILLPSFSSLFPLVASALLLSYAPGPLSLAIFRTKYPHEPRPYVLPAYKILAPFAFVISTLMIYWSGWASVHILIPSVFIGLLLLFFYRKHSRITQDDWRRGLWLPIFQIILMGLSYIGSKNFGGHNLIPSPWDTVVVGIVALVFYYWGLSSGLKWQEHDTFTESPSAGAVTR is encoded by the coding sequence GTGAAGTCTGATTTGGATTATGCCAATCAAGCTGCTGATTCTAAACAAAGCGGGTATAAAAAAGAACTAGGGTTTTGGACAGTCGTGTTTTTAGCCACGGGAGGCATATTGGGACCTGCTGTCGGGTTCACTCCCGTGTCTGTGCTGGCTTTGGCGGGTCCATCGGGCATCTTATCATGGATTATTGCCTTTCTATTAATCATGGCAGTTGCCATGGCTTACGTGGAACTGGGAACCATGTGGCCCAAAGCAGGAGGAGTGGCCTATTACCCCGCAAAAAGTAGTGGGCCCATTGTTGGGGTGATGAATGCATGGGGTTCCTTTGTCGGCTATGCCTTAGCGGTGCCGTCGATTGTCGTGGCCTTCGTGGAATACTTGAGTTACTGGTTTCCTGGTTTATATAAAGGCGGGACCTTAACCACTACAGGTATCGTTTCCGCAATTGCTGTGACCGTCGTTATTTTTTGGATTAATACTTTGCGTATCCGGTATATGGGCCAATTGAATAACATTTTTACGGTATTAACCATTGTCGGTCTTGTTGTGGTCAGTGTGGTGCTGTTAACTCATATGCATCCAAGTAACTTTCACCAATTTCACGGGTTTGTTCCTTTTGGGACTTCGGGTTTATTTCTTGCCATCTCGGCTACGATTTATGGATATGGCGGATTTCGGCAGCCGATCGATTATGCCGAAGAAGTGAAAGACCCGGGAAAAACCATTCCTAAAGCGGTCTTTCTGACCATGATCATTACGCTAATAATCTATTTTCTCGAAAGCCTTTCTTATCTTGGCGCCATCAACTGGAAAGGCATTGGTGTTCAAGCGGGAAATTGGTCGGGATTGTCTAGCTTGGCCTATCCCTTTGTTTCTATTGGTCATGGTATCGGTCTACCAATTATCGGGCTCATAGCCATGATTACCATGCTCATTGCTTCGTTCAAAGATGGTTATATCTATTTTGGGGGCGCGAGCCGGGTGGGATATTCGCTGAGTTACTATGACGGGTATTTACCCAAGGTCTTTACAAACATGACCAAAAATGGGATTCCGTTGCCATCCGTCCTATTAGTGTTGGTGGTGTCGTCGTTATACATCATCTTATTGCCATCTTTCTCTTCTCTTTTTCCCTTAGTGGCGAGTGCCTTATTGTTGTCATATGCCCCGGGCCCTTTGAGCTTGGCGATTTTTCGCACAAAATATCCTCATGAACCAAGACCTTATGTATTGCCAGCGTATAAGATCCTCGCACCTTTTGCTTTTGTGATCAGTACGCTGATGATTTATTGGTCAGGGTGGGCCTCGGTGCACATTTTGATTCCGTCTGTGTTTATTGGCTTATTGCTCCTGTTCTTTTATCGCAAACATAGCCGCATTACTCAAGATGACTGGCGAAGGGGTTTATGGCTTCCTATTTTTCAGATTATCTTGATGGGACTATCTTATATCGGAAGCAAGAATTTTGGCGGTCACAACCTCATTCCTTCACCATGGGACACGGTAGTGGTAGGGATTGTTGCGTTAGTATTTTATTACTGGGGATTATCGTCAGGATTAAAATGGCAAGAACATGATACATTTACTGAGTCTCCCTCAGCTGGGGCAGTAACTCGGTAA